One genomic segment of Actinoplanes ianthinogenes includes these proteins:
- a CDS encoding vWA domain-containing protein: MTQSELFTVFPVFLLVDVSASMAGGSIEAVNKALPDIQNEMRVNPMVGEIARIGLTTFSDEARVVIPMCDLAEAHLPELMVEGGTNFAAAFRGVKQAIESGLTSLPKGTPVYRPVVFFMSDGAHQSHEDWVGPLRDLRDGWKFAPEVVTFGFGASQRESLQKIATRFAFQAKGDDTVNQVREIMSAIVRSIRTTSTSLADPSKAQGLYLDTPTETFTQLPTLTI, translated from the coding sequence ATGACCCAGTCCGAACTCTTCACCGTCTTCCCCGTCTTCCTGCTGGTCGACGTCAGCGCGTCGATGGCCGGCGGCTCGATCGAGGCGGTCAACAAGGCACTGCCCGACATCCAGAACGAGATGCGGGTCAACCCGATGGTCGGCGAGATCGCCCGGATCGGGCTGACCACGTTCTCCGACGAGGCACGGGTCGTCATCCCGATGTGCGACCTGGCCGAAGCGCATCTGCCGGAGCTGATGGTGGAGGGCGGGACCAACTTCGCGGCCGCGTTCCGGGGCGTCAAGCAGGCGATCGAATCCGGACTCACCTCGCTGCCCAAGGGCACCCCGGTCTATCGGCCGGTGGTCTTCTTCATGAGCGACGGCGCCCACCAGTCGCACGAGGACTGGGTGGGACCGCTGCGCGATCTGCGGGACGGGTGGAAGTTCGCGCCGGAGGTGGTGACCTTCGGGTTCGGCGCGTCGCAGCGGGAGTCGTTGCAGAAGATCGCCACCCGGTTCGCGTTCCAGGCCAAGGGCGACGACACGGTCAATCAGGTGCGGGAGATCATGAGCGCGATCGTGCGCAGCATCCGGACCACGTCGACCAGCCTGGCCGATCCGTCCAAGGCGCAGGGGTTGTACCTGGACACCCCGACCGAGACGTTCACCCAGCTGCCGACGCTGACGATCTGA
- a CDS encoding protein phosphatase 2C domain-containing protein, whose translation MDLASEAPTIGRATAPHLGRLNADTPLRPPAIALDGTTAGTFRVAAASMIGTGHLASGHPRQDAYNFMVGDSGRLYIAVADGLGSRPVSQLGSHLFAESVLLAAAEAEDAGTGEPDPAALLRQASRRTAELVEGVYGQDPRAAGFVGAVAVITEAGGRLARIGDVSAFSLVDGEFAELFAADEGLVNIVTASMPGEREEEIELVDVPPAPVLVLGTDGLANDLRNSGNLRAWLGERWRVPHLPFGVGDALRYRRQGSHDDRTAVVVWRGTPPTAPSATPVTASPAASLTASATASPTSSLTASPTASFTDERGASFAASPTASFTDERGASFTDERGASFTDERGASFTEERAAFTQEHGGAAGVGNADESGAEQADET comes from the coding sequence GTGGACCTGGCCTCCGAGGCGCCCACCATCGGGCGGGCGACGGCGCCGCACCTGGGCCGCCTCAACGCGGACACGCCGCTGCGGCCACCGGCGATCGCCCTCGACGGCACCACCGCCGGTACCTTCCGGGTGGCCGCCGCTTCGATGATCGGAACCGGCCACCTGGCGTCCGGGCATCCGCGGCAGGACGCCTACAACTTCATGGTCGGCGACTCCGGGCGCCTGTACATCGCGGTCGCCGACGGCCTCGGCTCCCGGCCGGTCTCCCAGCTCGGCTCGCACCTGTTCGCCGAGTCGGTGCTGCTCGCCGCCGCGGAGGCGGAGGACGCGGGTACCGGTGAGCCGGACCCGGCGGCGCTGCTGCGCCAGGCCAGCCGGCGCACCGCCGAGCTGGTGGAAGGAGTCTACGGGCAGGATCCGCGCGCGGCCGGGTTCGTCGGAGCGGTGGCGGTGATCACCGAGGCGGGCGGCCGGTTGGCCCGGATCGGGGACGTCTCCGCGTTCAGCCTGGTCGACGGGGAGTTCGCCGAGCTGTTCGCGGCCGACGAGGGCCTGGTCAACATCGTGACCGCGTCGATGCCCGGCGAACGGGAGGAGGAGATCGAGCTGGTCGACGTGCCGCCCGCTCCGGTGCTGGTCCTCGGCACCGACGGGCTCGCGAACGACCTGCGCAACTCCGGAAACCTGCGGGCGTGGCTGGGCGAACGCTGGCGGGTGCCGCACCTGCCGTTCGGGGTCGGCGACGCGCTGCGGTATCGGCGGCAGGGCTCCCACGACGACCGCACCGCCGTGGTCGTGTGGCGCGGCACGCCACCGACGGCGCCATCCGCCACACCGGTCACCGCGTCGCCAGCCGCCTCCCTCACCGCCTCAGCCACCGCCTCGCCCACCTCCTCGTTAACCGCCTCGCCCACCGCCTCGTTCACTGATGAGCGCGGCGCCTCGTTCGCCGCCTCGCCCACCGCCTCGTTCACTGATGAGCGCGGCGCCTCGTTCACTGATGAGCGCGGCGCCTCGTTCACTGATGAGCGCGGCGCCTCGTTCACCGAAGAGCGCGCCGCGTTCACCCAGGAACACGGCGGGGCGGCCGGCGTCGGGAACGCCGACGAGTCCGGTGCGGAGCAGGCCGATGAGACGTGA
- a CDS encoding SAM-dependent methyltransferase, whose translation MTEPNDWVPAGIDVNQPSAARVYDYFLGGAHNFAVDRALAEQIAAMTPNIGETMRSNRVFLRRAVRFLAEQGVRQFLDIGSGIPTAGNVHEIALAAAPDARVVYVDIDPVAVEHSRAILAGIEGTGVILADVREVDRVLAEAEKAGLDFTQPVAVLLAGVLHFVPDGDDPGALVAALGAAVVPGSYLLISHATADGQPPEVIEAQRLSGRTGTEIVLRPASVLKAYFKGFDLVEPGLVFIPQWRPDPSDPVDEHPERVGAYAGVGRKG comes from the coding sequence GTGACGGAGCCGAACGACTGGGTGCCGGCCGGGATCGACGTCAACCAGCCGAGCGCCGCCCGGGTCTACGACTACTTCCTGGGCGGGGCGCACAACTTCGCGGTGGACCGGGCACTCGCCGAGCAGATCGCCGCCATGACGCCGAACATCGGCGAGACGATGCGGTCCAACCGGGTCTTCCTGCGCCGGGCGGTGCGGTTCCTGGCCGAGCAGGGGGTGCGGCAGTTCCTCGACATCGGCTCCGGCATCCCGACCGCGGGCAACGTGCACGAGATCGCGCTGGCCGCCGCCCCGGACGCGCGGGTGGTCTACGTCGACATCGACCCGGTGGCGGTCGAGCACAGCCGGGCGATCCTGGCCGGCATCGAGGGCACCGGGGTGATCCTCGCCGACGTGCGCGAGGTGGACCGGGTGCTGGCCGAGGCGGAGAAGGCCGGGCTGGACTTCACCCAGCCGGTGGCGGTGCTGCTGGCCGGGGTGCTGCACTTCGTGCCGGACGGCGACGACCCGGGAGCGCTCGTGGCGGCGCTCGGCGCGGCCGTGGTGCCGGGTAGCTACCTGCTGATCTCGCACGCCACGGCGGACGGGCAGCCGCCCGAGGTGATCGAGGCGCAACGGCTGTCCGGGCGTACCGGGACGGAGATCGTGCTGCGGCCGGCGAGCGTGCTCAAGGCGTACTTCAAGGGCTTCGATCTGGTCGAACCTGGCCTGGTCTTCATCCCGCAGTGGCGGCCGGATCCGAGCGATCCGGTCGACGAGCACCCTGAGCGGGTGGGCGCCTACGCCGGAGTCGGCCGCAAGGGATGA
- a CDS encoding putative bifunctional diguanylate cyclase/phosphodiesterase, producing the protein MTDFAQLWRERVAPEGFVPLDGAALEALLDRLTRRLLEDDPAAAREVGAELVHAHLTDPAVLAATIVTIGAALPSARLAEIQAAVAEGYAHALREATMAEQERLGRAVLDAHATAERALRASESRLRAIFHSAAVGIGVCTMDGRIVRVNQAFADLLGYTPDELCTMVVPQLAHPSDPPGMWRLYDEMIRGDRDHVRLEKAYYRQDGTVVWTDLTSSLIRDEDGKPELIMAMVHDITDRRLLKESLEHQASHDPLTGLPNRVMIAAHLERVFATAGRVGLCYLDLDGFKRINDTLGHQVGDELLVTVAERIAACADEPCRIAGRMSGDEFVLAVRDPSGPAEMRELAERLLAELTRPYEIGRHRLRVSASIGVVDSDVSGTSPAELMKAADLTLYVAKSEGKARFVMYDADRNARQAARYTLAAAIPDALERGEFTVVYQPLVAFADERLCGVEALVRWQHPLLGLLSPDTFIPLAEETGVIVALGRHVLREACAQAASWTDVFVAVNVTVAQVREPSFPAEVAAILAETGLDPRRLVLELTESAIMDTDGAPLAALDGLAARGIRIAIDDFGTGYSNLAYLRRLPVHILKLAGPFVDGLRHSSSVDEQIVRTIVTMAHALKCSVTAEAVETRDQADRLRQLGCDTAQGYLFSRPLPPESLLPLLHGPACASLHSGTP; encoded by the coding sequence ATGACCGACTTCGCCCAGCTCTGGCGGGAGCGGGTGGCGCCCGAGGGTTTCGTGCCGCTGGACGGTGCCGCCCTGGAAGCCCTGCTGGACCGGCTGACCCGCCGGCTTCTCGAGGACGATCCGGCGGCGGCCCGCGAGGTCGGCGCCGAACTGGTCCACGCCCACCTGACCGATCCTGCCGTGCTCGCCGCCACCATCGTGACGATCGGCGCGGCCCTGCCCAGCGCGCGGCTCGCGGAGATCCAGGCCGCGGTCGCCGAGGGGTACGCGCACGCCCTGCGCGAGGCCACCATGGCCGAGCAGGAGCGACTCGGCCGTGCGGTGCTGGACGCGCACGCCACCGCCGAACGCGCGCTGCGGGCCAGCGAGTCCCGGCTGCGCGCGATCTTCCACAGCGCCGCGGTGGGGATCGGCGTGTGCACCATGGACGGGCGGATCGTGCGGGTCAACCAGGCGTTCGCCGACCTGCTCGGGTACACGCCGGACGAGCTGTGCACGATGGTGGTCCCGCAGCTCGCCCACCCCAGCGACCCGCCCGGCATGTGGCGGCTCTACGACGAGATGATCCGGGGCGACCGGGACCACGTGCGGCTGGAGAAGGCGTATTACCGCCAGGACGGCACCGTGGTGTGGACCGACCTGACGTCCTCGCTGATCCGTGACGAGGACGGCAAACCCGAGCTGATCATGGCGATGGTGCACGACATCACCGACCGGCGCCTGCTCAAGGAGAGCCTGGAGCACCAGGCCAGCCACGACCCGCTGACCGGCCTGCCGAACCGGGTGATGATCGCCGCCCACCTGGAGCGGGTCTTCGCGACCGCCGGGCGGGTCGGCCTGTGCTACCTGGACCTGGACGGATTCAAGCGGATCAACGACACGCTCGGCCACCAGGTCGGCGACGAGCTGCTGGTCACCGTCGCCGAGCGGATCGCGGCGTGCGCCGACGAGCCGTGCCGGATCGCCGGGCGGATGAGCGGCGACGAGTTCGTCCTCGCGGTCCGCGACCCGTCCGGGCCGGCCGAGATGCGGGAGCTGGCCGAACGGCTGCTGGCCGAGCTGACCAGGCCCTACGAGATCGGGCGGCACCGGCTGCGGGTGTCCGCGAGCATCGGGGTGGTCGACAGCGACGTGTCCGGCACGTCACCGGCCGAGCTGATGAAGGCCGCCGACCTGACCCTGTACGTCGCGAAGTCGGAGGGCAAGGCCCGCTTCGTGATGTACGACGCGGACCGCAACGCGCGGCAGGCCGCCCGGTACACACTGGCCGCGGCCATCCCGGACGCCCTCGAACGCGGCGAGTTCACCGTCGTCTACCAGCCGCTGGTGGCGTTCGCCGACGAGCGGCTGTGCGGGGTCGAGGCCCTGGTCCGGTGGCAGCATCCGCTGCTCGGGCTGCTCTCGCCGGACACGTTCATCCCGCTCGCCGAGGAGACCGGGGTGATCGTGGCGCTGGGGCGGCACGTGCTGCGGGAGGCGTGTGCGCAGGCGGCCTCGTGGACCGATGTGTTCGTCGCGGTGAACGTGACGGTGGCGCAGGTGCGGGAGCCGAGTTTCCCCGCCGAGGTGGCGGCGATCCTGGCGGAGACCGGGCTGGATCCCCGGCGGCTCGTCCTGGAGCTGACCGAGAGCGCGATCATGGACACGGATGGGGCGCCGCTGGCGGCGCTCGACGGGCTGGCGGCTCGGGGGATCCGGATCGCGATCGACGATTTCGGGACCGGGTATTCGAATCTCGCCTATCTGCGGCGACTGCCGGTGCACATCCTGAAATTGGCCGGGCCGTTCGTGGACGGGCTGCGCCACTCGTCGTCGGTGGACGAGCAGATCGTGCGGACGATCGTGACCATGGCGCATGCCCTGAAGTGCAGTGTGACCGCCGAGGCGGTCGAGACCAGGGACCAGGCGGACCGGTTGCGGCAGCTGGGATGCGACACCGCACAGGGCTACCTGTTCTCCCGGCCCCTCCCGCCGGAGTCCCTGCTCCCCCTCCTTCACGGTCCCGCCTGCGCATCCCTGCATTCCGGTACGCCGTGA